The genomic DNA TCTGCCGGGAAATGGAGATCAAAGTAAGTCATGAGCATTGCTATCACTATCGTTATCTTCATTGGAGTCCTGTTTTTCCTGGTCACCTGCCATGAACTAGGGCACTTCATCGCTTCCAAGAAAGCCGGGGTGCAAGTTGAGGAATTTGGTATTGGTTATCGCCTGGGTGTCTTTGTCTCGTCCATTGGAGAAAAAGACCCTACTCGACTTCTTGCCCTGAAGAGGGGGGGCACTGTTTATTCACTGAACCTCCTCCCCCTGGGTGCCTTTGTCAAGACAGCAGGAGACGATGATCCTACGGTGCCGGGGGGCTTAGCAGGTACAGGCCCTTGGGCAAGGCTTGGGGTTTTTGCTGCAGGGCCCATAGTCAACATCTTCCTGGCCTTTCTCTTTATCAGCGCCTATTTCATGGTGCCTACAAAGGCCGTCCAGGGTGACGGAGCAATGGTCCACTCAGTGGCCGAGGATTCACCCGCCGCAAATGCAGTTATGAAACCCGGAGACATAATCCTCAACATAGATGGGAGCGATATCCATGACTGGGCAGCCTTACAGGATGCAATGAATTCGAATGGTGAAACTGAGAAAACTCTGCTCATAGAAAGGGCTGGTGAGACCCTTCAGATCGAACTTAAGCCAGCATTCAACTCAGACCTGCAACGTTACACCATCGGAGTGCTTCTGTGTTGGGGGATGGTGACCAAGGTGGAAGAAGGATCACCAGCAGAAGAAGCGGGCATCAGCCAGAGGATACTATCCTGAGCATCAACAACAAAGCGGTTTACGATGAGAAAAGTCTGGTCGAGGCGGCAAACTCCGGTAAACAGGGAGAGAAAGTGGATGTGGTTCTGCTTCGAGCCGATGAGGCAGTCACCAAGCAGTTGGAGGTAGGCCCTGCTCTTGGCGTTGACACCCGTTGGGTCAGCGGAACGACTTTGAAGTCACAACGCCTATCCATCTGGCAGTCGCTTTATCGCAGCGGCGATGTTGTTGTTCACATCCCTTACCTGATAAAGGAATCGATCCCTCTTATAAAGGAAGACCCCAGTATGGCTGCAACAGGGCCCATAGGAGCCGGCCAGTTAACCGTAGAGGCAGTAAAGGCTTATGGGTTCAGTCATATTCTATGGTTAGCCGGCCTCATCAGCATGGGGCTCGCCCTCTTCAATTTCTTGCCCATTCCTCCCCTGGACGGCGGAGGAATGCTCATAGCTTTCATAGAAGGGTGCCGTCGAGGCAAGCGCCTTTCCGCCCGCGCATTGGGCTTTGTCTATACTATGGGAACTGTTTTCATGTTCGCCCTCTTCGTGGTGATCTTCTACAGCGATATCAGTCGCCTGATTCAAGGCAAGAGCTTCCCTGGCCTATGAAACAACGCAGAACCTCAAAACTCATAAGAATAGGCACCGTAAGCATTGGCGGCAATTCTCCAATTGTTGTCCAATCAATGACCAAGACCGACACCCGCGATGTTGCTGGCACTATCAGGCAAATCCAGGAGATGGAGGAATACGGCTGTGAGATCGTCAGGATAGCCGTGCCTGATAAAGAGGCGGCTCAAGCCCTACTATCCATCAAGCGTGGCGCCCACATTCCCATCATCGCTGATATCCATTTTGACTATCGTCTTGCCCTGGCAGCCCTGGAGGCTGGTGCTGATGGCCTTCGGCTCAACCCGGGCAATATCAGTGAAAAGAAATACATTGCCGCCATAGTCAGGGCTGCCAAGCCAAGGGGAGTTCCTATCCGCATCGGGGTGAATGCCGGCAGCCTGCCCAGGTCAGCAAACCCCAAAGTCTCTATCGCCAGGCAAATGGTCGAAGCTGCCCTGGAGCAAATACGCCTGTTAGAGAGCCTGGACTTTGACCAGATAAAGGTATCGCTCAAGGCTTTTGATGTTCCTACCACAATCAAGGCATACCAGCTTATCGCTGAGAAGACTCCCTATCCCTTGCACCTCGGCATTACCGAGTCCGGACTGCCCAGAGCGGGGGTGATCCGCAGCGCCATAGGCATCGGAGTTCTACTCTACCAGGGGATCGGGGACACCATCCGCGTCTCACTCACCGGTGATCCCAAAGAGGAAGTAATCGCTGCCTATGAGATATTGAAGAGCCTCAATTTGAGAGAGCGCGGCCCCACCATGGTGAGCTGTCCTACCTGTGGCAGATGTGAGGTGGATCTTATCGGTCTTGCCAGGTCTGTAGAAGAGAGGTTAGCCAGGATGGATAGCCCCATCAAGGTAGCCGTAATGGGTTGTGTGGTCAATGGTCCTGGGGAAGCCAGGGGCGCCGACGTAGGCATCGCCTGTGGCAAAGGACGAGGGGCCATCTTCAGAAAGGGTGAAGTGGTGCGCACGGTTGAGGAAAAGGATTTCTTAGAGGTACTGATGGAGGAGGTGAGCAAGATCTAGCAGAAGCATTGCTAGGTTTCTCCAATGCGCATATCTCAACTTCTCAGCAAGACATTGCGCCAGGCTCCGGCTGAAGCTGATACTATCAGCCATCAGCTTCTTGTCAGGGCAGGGATGGTCTATCAAGTGGCATCAGGCGTCTATTCCTATCTGCCTCTGGGATGGCAGGTGCTGCGCAATTTGGAACAGATCATTCGAGAGGAGATCGATAAGGTCGGAGGGCAAGAACTGATGATGCCAGTCCTGCAGCCTTTTGAATTGTGGGAAAAGACAGGGCGTCACCAATCCTTCGGCAAGAGTCTATTTACTCTCACCGACCGCCGGGGACGCAAACTATGCCTTGGCCCCACTCATGAAGAGCTCATCACTGAGCTCGTCCGTCACCAGGTGAGAAGCTACCGTGATCTACCCCTCCTCCTTTACCAGATCCAGACCAAATTCCGTGATGAACCCCGCCCTCGCGGAGGTCTGTTGCGGGTTCGAGAGTTCCCTATGATGGACATCTACAGCTTCGATGCAGATGAGGAAGCACTAGAACTCAGCTACCAGAAGATGAGGAGGGCATACAAAAATATATTTGACCGTTGTAGTCTACCGACCATGGAGGTTGAAGCTGACAGTGGGGCTATTGGAGGCAAGGACTCTCATGAGTTTATGGTTATTGCGCCAAGCGGGGAAGACGTGATTATCCACTGCAACCACTGTGGATATGCCGCCAACGCGGAGAAGGCCCAGAGTATTAAGCTGGATGGTGAACATGAACCTCTCCAGCCACTGGAGGAAGTAGCAACGCCAGGCATGAAATCCATTGAAGAAGTGGCGGACTTCCTCCAAATTCCCAAGAGGCATACTCTTAAGGCAGTATTCTACGTTGCTGATGGCGACCTGGTCTTTGTGGTCATCAGGGGTGACCTTGAGGTGAATGAAATAAAGCTGAAGAATGCCCTGAAGTGTACTGACCTGCAGCTAGCCAGCGAAGAGAAGGTGCAGCTAGCAGGATTAGTAGCCGGCTCGGCCTCTCCCATAGGGCTCTCCGGTATTAAGATACTGGCCGACGACTCGATAAGGCTGGGGACTAACTTTGTTGCCGGGGCCAATAAACTGGATTACCACATCAGGAACGTCAACTACCCCCGCGACTTCCAGGTTGACCTGACACTGGACATTGCCACCGCCCAAACCGGTGAGGGATGCCCCAAATGCAGGGAGAGTCTGACCTCTACACGGGGTATTGAGGCAGGGCATATCTTCAAGCTGAGGACCGTGTTTAGTCAAAAGATAGGGGCCTTTTTCCTCGATCAAAACGGGGAGACCAAACCCATCGTCATGGGTAGCTATGGCATCGGCGTAGGTCGGTTAATGGCGGCTGCCATCGAACAAAACCACGATGAGAAAGGTATTGTCTGGCCTTTACCGTTGGCTCCCTACCAGGTCTACCTCTGTGCCCTGGGAATGGATAACGCTGGCGTAACTGCAGCGGCCGAGAAGCTATATGACGACCTGAAGAAGAAAGGCATAGATGTGCTTTTCGATGACCGATCAGAATCACCAGGGGTGAAGTTTAACGACGCTGATCTCCTGGGAATACCCATCCGGCTGGTGATGAGCCCCCGCACCTTGAAATCTCAAAGCGCCGAAATAAAGTGGCGCAACAAGGAAGAAAGCCAGATACTGCCTCTCGAAGGGCTTACTGAGAGGATAAGCAAGGATATC from Chloroflexota bacterium includes the following:
- the ispG gene encoding flavodoxin-dependent (E)-4-hydroxy-3-methylbut-2-enyl-diphosphate synthase, yielding MKQRRTSKLIRIGTVSIGGNSPIVVQSMTKTDTRDVAGTIRQIQEMEEYGCEIVRIAVPDKEAAQALLSIKRGAHIPIIADIHFDYRLALAALEAGADGLRLNPGNISEKKYIAAIVRAAKPRGVPIRIGVNAGSLPRSANPKVSIARQMVEAALEQIRLLESLDFDQIKVSLKAFDVPTTIKAYQLIAEKTPYPLHLGITESGLPRAGVIRSAIGIGVLLYQGIGDTIRVSLTGDPKEEVIAAYEILKSLNLRERGPTMVSCPTCGRCEVDLIGLARSVEERLARMDSPIKVAVMGCVVNGPGEARGADVGIACGKGRGAIFRKGEVVRTVEEKDFLEVLMEEVSKI
- a CDS encoding M50 family metallopeptidase gives rise to the protein MGDGDQGGRRITSRRSGHQPEDTILSINNKAVYDEKSLVEAANSGKQGEKVDVVLLRADEAVTKQLEVGPALGVDTRWVSGTTLKSQRLSIWQSLYRSGDVVVHIPYLIKESIPLIKEDPSMAATGPIGAGQLTVEAVKAYGFSHILWLAGLISMGLALFNFLPIPPLDGGGMLIAFIEGCRRGKRLSARALGFVYTMGTVFMFALFVVIFYSDISRLIQGKSFPGL
- a CDS encoding M50 family metallopeptidase, with the protein product MSIAITIVIFIGVLFFLVTCHELGHFIASKKAGVQVEEFGIGYRLGVFVSSIGEKDPTRLLALKRGGTVYSLNLLPLGAFVKTAGDDDPTVPGGLAGTGPWARLGVFAAGPIVNIFLAFLFISAYFMVPTKAVQGDGAMVHSVAEDSPAANAVMKPGDIILNIDGSDIHDWAALQDAMNSNGETEKTLLIERAGETLQIELKPAFNSDLQRYTIGVLLCWGMVTKVEEGSPAEEAGISQRILS
- a CDS encoding proline--tRNA ligase, yielding MRISQLLSKTLRQAPAEADTISHQLLVRAGMVYQVASGVYSYLPLGWQVLRNLEQIIREEIDKVGGQELMMPVLQPFELWEKTGRHQSFGKSLFTLTDRRGRKLCLGPTHEELITELVRHQVRSYRDLPLLLYQIQTKFRDEPRPRGGLLRVREFPMMDIYSFDADEEALELSYQKMRRAYKNIFDRCSLPTMEVEADSGAIGGKDSHEFMVIAPSGEDVIIHCNHCGYAANAEKAQSIKLDGEHEPLQPLEEVATPGMKSIEEVADFLQIPKRHTLKAVFYVADGDLVFVVIRGDLEVNEIKLKNALKCTDLQLASEEKVQLAGLVAGSASPIGLSGIKILADDSIRLGTNFVAGANKLDYHIRNVNYPRDFQVDLTLDIATAQTGEGCPKCRESLTSTRGIEAGHIFKLRTVFSQKIGAFFLDQNGETKPIVMGSYGIGVGRLMAAAIEQNHDEKGIVWPLPLAPYQVYLCALGMDNAGVTAAAEKLYDDLKKKGIDVLFDDRSESPGVKFNDADLLGIPIRLVMSPRTLKSQSAEIKWRNKEESQILPLEGLTERISKDISGFIQTKLNR